From Pseudopipra pipra isolate bDixPip1 chromosome 9, bDixPip1.hap1, whole genome shotgun sequence, a single genomic window includes:
- the LHX4 gene encoding LIM/homeobox protein Lhx4 isoform X2, with amino-acid sequence MMQSSALAAEGAVKGLPEILGVPVQQIPQCAGCNQHILDKFILKVLDRHWHSSCLKCADCQMQLADRCFSRAGSVYCKEDFFKRFGTKCTACQQGIPPTQVVRKAQDFVYHLHCFACIICSRQLATGDEFYLMEDGRLVCKEDYETAKQNDDSEAGAKRPRTTITAKQLETLKNAYKNSPKPARHVREQLSSETGLDMRVVQVWFQNRRAKEKRLKKDAGRHRWGQFYKSVKRSRGGGKLEKESSAEDCGVSDSELSFREDQILSELGHNNRVYGTVGDVAGGQLLNGGFSMEGTGQSYQDLRDGSPYGLPQSPSSISSLPSHPPLLNGLDYAMDGSLGLVAHGAQGVSQTLRAMAGGGPTSDISTGSSVGYPDFPTSPASWLDDMDHPPF; translated from the exons ATGATGCAAAGCTCCGCGCTCGCTGCCGAAGGGGCTGTCAAGGGGCTTCCCGAGATCCTCGGTGTGCCGGTGCAAC AGATCCCCCAGTGCGCCGGCTGCAACCAGCACATCCTGGACAAGTTCATCCTCAAGGTCCTGGACCggcactggcacagctcctgcctcaAGTGTGCCGACTGCCAGATGCAGCTGGCCGACCGCTGCTTCTCCCGGGCCGGCAGCGTCTACTGCAAGGAGGATTTCTTCAA GCGTTTCGGGACCAAATGCACGGCGTGCCAGCAGGGCATCCCCCCCACCCAGGTGGTCCGCAAGGCCCAGGACTTCGTGTACCACCTCCACTGCTTCGCCTGCATCATCTGCAGCCGGCAGCTGGCCACGGGGGATGAGTTCTACCTGATGGAGGACGGGCGGCTGGTCTGCAAGGAGGACTACGAGACTGCCAAGCAGAACG ATGACTCCGAGGCGGGCGCGAAGCGGCCCCGGACCACCATCACAGCCAAGCAGCTGGAAACGCTGAAGAATGCCTACAAAAACTCCCCCAAGCCCGCCCGGCACGTGCGGGAGCAGCTCTCCTCCGAGACAGGGCTTGACATGAGGgtggtgcag gtgtggttcCAGAACCGCCGGGCCAAGGAGAAGCGGCTGAAGAAGGACGCGGGGCGGCACCGCTGGGGGCAGTTCTACAAGAGCGTGAAGCGGAGCCGCGGGGGtgggaagctggagaaggagagcTCGGCCGAGGACTGCGGTGTCAGCGACAGCGAGCTCAGCTTCCGCG AAGACCAGATCCTCTCCGAGCTGGGCCACAACAACAGGGTTTACGGCACCGTGGGGGACGTGGCGGGCGGACAGTTGCTGAACGGCGGCTTCTCCATGGAGGGGACGGGACAGTCGTACCAGGACTTGCGGGACGGGAGTCCCTACGGCCTCCCCCAGTCGCCgtcctccatctcctccctgcCGTCCCACCCGCCCTTGCTGAACGGGCTGGACTACGCCATGGACGGCAGCCTGGGGCTGGTGGCCCACGGGGCGCAGGGGGTGAGTCAGACGCTGCGGGCCATGGCCGGGGGGGGCCCCACCTCCGACATCTCCACGGGCAGCAGCGTCGGGTACCCAGACTTTCCCACCAGCCCGGCCTCCTGGCTGGACGACATGGATCACCCCCCTTTCTAA
- the LHX4 gene encoding LIM/homeobox protein Lhx4 isoform X1 produces MMQSSALAAEGAVKGLPEILGVPVQQIPQCAGCNQHILDKFILKVLDRHWHSSCLKCADCQMQLADRCFSRAGSVYCKEDFFKRFGTKCTACQQGIPPTQVVRKAQDFVYHLHCFACIICSRQLATGDEFYLMEDGRLVCKEDYETAKQNDDSEAGAKRPRTTITAKQLETLKNAYKNSPKPARHVREQLSSETGLDMRVVQVWFQNRRAKEKRLKKDAGRHRWGQFYKSVKRSRGGGKLEKESSAEDCGVSDSELSFRGERGARAGPGGRGAAPCADPPPLLSLLSPAEDQILSELGHNNRVYGTVGDVAGGQLLNGGFSMEGTGQSYQDLRDGSPYGLPQSPSSISSLPSHPPLLNGLDYAMDGSLGLVAHGAQGVSQTLRAMAGGGPTSDISTGSSVGYPDFPTSPASWLDDMDHPPF; encoded by the exons ATGATGCAAAGCTCCGCGCTCGCTGCCGAAGGGGCTGTCAAGGGGCTTCCCGAGATCCTCGGTGTGCCGGTGCAAC AGATCCCCCAGTGCGCCGGCTGCAACCAGCACATCCTGGACAAGTTCATCCTCAAGGTCCTGGACCggcactggcacagctcctgcctcaAGTGTGCCGACTGCCAGATGCAGCTGGCCGACCGCTGCTTCTCCCGGGCCGGCAGCGTCTACTGCAAGGAGGATTTCTTCAA GCGTTTCGGGACCAAATGCACGGCGTGCCAGCAGGGCATCCCCCCCACCCAGGTGGTCCGCAAGGCCCAGGACTTCGTGTACCACCTCCACTGCTTCGCCTGCATCATCTGCAGCCGGCAGCTGGCCACGGGGGATGAGTTCTACCTGATGGAGGACGGGCGGCTGGTCTGCAAGGAGGACTACGAGACTGCCAAGCAGAACG ATGACTCCGAGGCGGGCGCGAAGCGGCCCCGGACCACCATCACAGCCAAGCAGCTGGAAACGCTGAAGAATGCCTACAAAAACTCCCCCAAGCCCGCCCGGCACGTGCGGGAGCAGCTCTCCTCCGAGACAGGGCTTGACATGAGGgtggtgcag gtgtggttcCAGAACCGCCGGGCCAAGGAGAAGCGGCTGAAGAAGGACGCGGGGCGGCACCGCTGGGGGCAGTTCTACAAGAGCGTGAAGCGGAGCCGCGGGGGtgggaagctggagaaggagagcTCGGCCGAGGACTGCGGTGTCAGCGACAGCGAGCTCAGCTTCCGCGGTGAGCGGGGCgcccgcgcggggccggggggccgcggggccgccccctgCGCTGACCCCCCGCCTCTGCTGTCCCTCCTCTCCCCGGCAGAAGACCAGATCCTCTCCGAGCTGGGCCACAACAACAGGGTTTACGGCACCGTGGGGGACGTGGCGGGCGGACAGTTGCTGAACGGCGGCTTCTCCATGGAGGGGACGGGACAGTCGTACCAGGACTTGCGGGACGGGAGTCCCTACGGCCTCCCCCAGTCGCCgtcctccatctcctccctgcCGTCCCACCCGCCCTTGCTGAACGGGCTGGACTACGCCATGGACGGCAGCCTGGGGCTGGTGGCCCACGGGGCGCAGGGGGTGAGTCAGACGCTGCGGGCCATGGCCGGGGGGGGCCCCACCTCCGACATCTCCACGGGCAGCAGCGTCGGGTACCCAGACTTTCCCACCAGCCCGGCCTCCTGGCTGGACGACATGGATCACCCCCCTTTCTAA